One Vitis vinifera cultivar Pinot Noir 40024 chromosome 8, ASM3070453v1 genomic window carries:
- the LOC109122968 gene encoding uncharacterized protein LOC109122968 codes for MDRMLDYQERLKVDIQLDSYDQAMGEFGSRIAIDSRTLRSPTSWWMRFGGSTPELQKFAIRVLSLTCSASGCERNWSTFESIHTKKKKNRLEHQRLNALVYVRYNTRLRERSLQRKQNVDPILVEEIDSDDEWIAEKEDPLLPLDLCWLQDNELFNVDAIKVVSSNSQETQASSDHMVSSHSYKRKHNEVPSTSGGKGKEKELNLTPIDEDEDLDEMGIHDSGHFPTIDTLDEDDDDLGEEDLS; via the exons atggatAGGATGTTGGATTATCAAGAACGTTTAAAAGTTGACATTCAATTGGACTCATATGACCAAGCAATGGGTGAATTTGGGAGTCgtattgcaattgattctcgaACATTAAGAAGTCCTACAAGTTGGTGGATGCGTTTTGGGGGTTCAACACCGGAGTTGCAAAAGTTTGCTATTCGAGTCCTTAGCCTTACTTGTAGTGCTTCgggatgtgaaagaaattggagcacatttgaatcg atccatacaaaaaaaaaaaaaaatagacttgaacatcaaaggttgaatgctctagtgtatgtaaggtacaacactagattgagagagcgaagtctacaaaggaaacaaaatgttgatcCAATCTTGGTAGAGGAGATTGATTCCGATGATGAATGGATTGCGGAGAAAGAAGATCCCCTCCTCCCCCTTGATCTTTGTTGGCTTCAAGATAATGAATTATTCAATGTTGATGCCATTAAAGTTGTGTCATCCAACTCCCAAGAGACGCAAGCATCATCGGATCATATGGTTTCTTCACATTCCtacaaaaggaaacataatgaagtaccaa GTACAAGTGGAGGCAAAGGCAAAGAGAAGGAATTGAATTTGACAccaattgatgaagatgaagatttagaTGAAATGGGGATACATGATAGTGGACATTTTCCTACTATTGATACattggatgaggatgatgatgaccttGGAGAGGAGGATTTAAGTTGA